One region of Flammeovirgaceae bacterium genomic DNA includes:
- a CDS encoding OsmC family protein, with protein METHYYNVNVNWNQDRKGMMCSPELNSPLGGNGCIEVATPPEFPKGVAGIWSPEHLFTASVASCIMTTFLAIAENSKLAFAQFGCNAKGKLEKTENGYEMTEVLVEPRVALLLDKDRDRALRVLEKTEKHCLISNSIKSKVIMKPILSVAGPKEQETA; from the coding sequence ATGGAAACCCACTATTACAACGTAAACGTAAATTGGAACCAGGACCGCAAAGGCATGATGTGCTCCCCGGAACTGAATTCCCCACTTGGGGGCAACGGCTGCATAGAAGTGGCCACCCCACCTGAATTCCCAAAGGGAGTGGCCGGGATTTGGTCGCCCGAGCACCTATTCACCGCCTCCGTGGCCAGTTGCATCATGACCACGTTCCTGGCCATTGCCGAAAATTCCAAGTTGGCGTTTGCCCAGTTCGGGTGCAATGCCAAAGGCAAGCTGGAGAAAACGGAAAATGGCTATGAAATGACCGAAGTATTGGTGGAGCCACGGGTGGCCCTGCTGTTGGACAAAGACCGCGACCGGGCACTGAGGGTATTGGAAAAAACGGAAAAGCACTGCCTTATATCCAATTCCATTAAATCAAAAGTGATCATGAAGCCCATTCTCTCGGTGGCTGGCCCGAAGGAACAGGAGACCGCCTAA
- a CDS encoding carbonic anhydrase: MQDYEQIFENNKKWIAQKKATNKDFFKHLARGQNPTYLYIGCSDSRATAEELMGAEPGDVFVHRNIANVVSNVDLNAMSVIVYAVSHLKVRHVVVCGHYFCGGVKAAMQPQDLGLLNPWLRNVRDVYRLHKNELNGIKDEEKRYMRLVELNVEEQCINVIKTAAVQKTFLSTGYPLVHGWVFNVKNGELIDLKIDFAEKLKGIQEIYNLGVSG, from the coding sequence ATGCAGGACTACGAACAAATTTTTGAAAACAACAAAAAGTGGATCGCCCAGAAAAAAGCCACCAACAAGGATTTTTTTAAACACCTCGCCCGGGGGCAAAACCCTACCTACCTTTATATCGGCTGCAGCGACAGCCGGGCCACGGCCGAGGAACTCATGGGCGCGGAGCCCGGTGACGTATTTGTGCACCGCAATATTGCCAATGTAGTCAGTAACGTTGACCTCAACGCGATGAGCGTAATTGTGTATGCCGTGTCCCACCTGAAGGTAAGGCATGTGGTGGTATGTGGGCACTACTTTTGTGGTGGCGTGAAGGCGGCCATGCAGCCACAGGACCTGGGCCTGTTAAACCCCTGGCTTCGAAATGTCAGGGACGTGTACAGGCTCCACAAAAATGAGTTGAACGGAATAAAAGACGAGGAGAAAAGGTATATGAGGCTGGTGGAATTGAACGTGGAGGAACAGTGCATCAATGTGATTAAAACCGCGGCCGTGCAGAAAACATTTTTGTCCACCGGCTACCCCCTTGTGCATGGGTGGGTATTCAATGTAAAAAACGGTGAACTGATCGACCTCAAGATCGATTTCGCGGAAAAGCTGAAAGGCATTCAGGAAATTTATAACCTGGGGGTAAGCGGGTAA
- a CDS encoding HAMP domain-containing histidine kinase, translating into MARESVNIKALIKSIVDDLYFPIENKTIDFIWEINDDLVVVTDASRIKTVFSNLISNAIKYHDPVKRPSWVKLKAEKTQDKMHLMVEDNGIGIGGGQKDKIFEMFYRAHEHSNGSGLGLYIVKEALAKLDGHIAVESCEGKGSKFHVVLPAHQACPELA; encoded by the coding sequence GTGGCCAGGGAAAGCGTAAACATAAAGGCGCTGATAAAATCGATCGTGGACGACCTTTATTTCCCTATCGAAAACAAAACAATCGATTTCATTTGGGAAATCAATGATGATTTAGTGGTGGTTACCGATGCTTCACGCATTAAAACAGTTTTTAGCAACCTCATTTCAAATGCCATCAAATACCACGATCCCGTAAAAAGGCCGTCATGGGTAAAATTAAAAGCGGAAAAAACACAGGACAAAATGCACCTAATGGTGGAGGACAACGGGATTGGCATCGGTGGCGGGCAGAAGGACAAAATCTTTGAGATGTTTTACCGTGCGCACGAGCATTCCAACGGGTCGGGGCTGGGGCTGTACATTGTGAAGGAAGCCCTTGCCAAACTGGACGGCCACATCGCAGTGGAGTCGTGCGAAGGGAAGGGCTCAAAGTTCCATGTGGTGCTGCCGGCCCACCAGGCATGTCCTGAATTGGCCTGA
- a CDS encoding tryptophan 2,3-dioxygenase, with amino-acid sequence MSGELPIGPLKEKYAALGQDVHVHLQGLLHAKPLTYWDYIQTDALLNLQVQRTDQPDEMVFIMYHQVNELLFKMVLWEIDQVATRENLTAGFFAARLGRISRYFDMLTSSFEIMGDGMEVEQYMKFRNTLTPASGFQSAQYRLIEFASTELINLIDARFRETIDRNTPFQHAYDHLYWQAAGKDHKTGKKSILIKLFEQRYMDDFIVFMQKYNTTNLWARFQSLPEESRHDLGLQNAMRHYDHTVNVQWVMAHLNAASKYLESGGKKAEATGGSDWKKYMHPKYQRRIFFPGLWTSEELENWGGSNLEGYQQLARPLPIR; translated from the coding sequence ATGTCAGGGGAATTGCCTATCGGCCCACTTAAGGAAAAATATGCTGCCCTGGGGCAGGACGTCCATGTGCATCTGCAGGGATTGCTGCACGCAAAGCCCCTCACCTACTGGGACTACATTCAAACCGATGCGCTGCTGAACCTCCAGGTCCAAAGGACGGACCAACCCGATGAAATGGTTTTTATCATGTACCATCAGGTAAATGAGTTGCTGTTCAAAATGGTATTATGGGAAATAGACCAGGTGGCCACCAGGGAAAATTTGACGGCCGGCTTTTTTGCTGCCAGGCTAGGCCGTATCAGCCGGTATTTCGACATGCTTACTTCTTCGTTCGAAATAATGGGGGACGGCATGGAAGTGGAACAGTACATGAAGTTCAGGAACACCCTTACCCCTGCCAGCGGTTTTCAAAGCGCCCAGTACAGGCTGATTGAATTTGCATCCACCGAGCTCATCAACCTGATCGATGCCAGGTTCAGGGAAACCATTGACAGGAATACCCCCTTTCAACATGCCTACGACCACCTTTACTGGCAGGCTGCCGGCAAAGACCACAAAACGGGGAAAAAATCCATACTGATAAAATTGTTCGAGCAGCGGTACATGGATGATTTCATTGTGTTTATGCAAAAATACAATACCACTAACCTGTGGGCCCGGTTCCAGTCCTTGCCGGAAGAAAGCCGTCACGACCTGGGCTTGCAAAATGCCATGCGGCATTACGACCATACCGTGAACGTGCAGTGGGTAATGGCCCACCTTAATGCGGCAAGCAAATACCTGGAAAGTGGTGGCAAAAAAGCAGAGGCCACCGGGGGCAGCGACTGGAAAAAATACATGCACCCAAAATACCAGCGAAGGATATTCTTCCCGGGCTTATGGACAAGCGAAGAGCTTGAAAACTGGGGAGGTTCAAACCTGGAGGGATACCAGCAACTTGCCCGTCCCTTGCCTATCCGGTAA
- a CDS encoding ABC-F family ATP-binding cassette domain-containing protein: MISVDAVGVEFSGTTLFHNITFNINDNDRIALMGKNGAGKSTLLKLMAGLNKPTTGKVSVPKDAIVAYLPQHLLTEDNCTVFEEASKAFSKILGMKKQMEELNRQLETRTDYESDAYSRIIEQVSELSEKYYSVEEINFDAEVEKTLMGLGFPRQDLARPTSEFSGGWRVRIELAKILLQKPDLILLDEPTNHLDIESVQWLEEFLKNNAKAVIVISHDKMFVDNLTNRTIEITRGRIYDYKTNYSHYLQLRKERREQQQKQFNDQAKQIADIQQFIDRFKGTYSKTLQVQSRVKMLEKMEIVEVDEVDTSALNLKFPPAPRSGNYPVIATDLAKSYGGHTVFRNVSMTIARGEKVAFVGKNGEGKSTLVKAIMGEIDHEGTMQLGHNALVGYFAQNQASLLDETLTVFQTIDNIAQGEVRARIKDILGAFMFGGDTIDKKVKVLSGGERTRLAMIKLLLQPVNLLILDEPTNHLDIKTKEILKDALKAFDGTLILVSHDRDFLDGLAKKVFEFGNQHVKEHFEDISGFLRNKKMENLKEIERTVRA, encoded by the coding sequence ATGATCTCAGTAGACGCTGTAGGGGTCGAGTTTAGCGGCACCACCCTTTTCCACAACATCACATTCAACATAAACGACAACGACCGCATTGCCCTTATGGGCAAAAACGGGGCGGGCAAGTCTACCCTGCTGAAATTAATGGCTGGCCTCAACAAGCCCACCACCGGCAAGGTATCGGTGCCCAAAGATGCCATCGTTGCCTACCTTCCCCAACACCTGCTTACAGAGGACAATTGTACCGTGTTTGAAGAAGCCTCTAAGGCCTTTTCCAAAATATTGGGGATGAAAAAGCAGATGGAAGAACTCAACCGGCAACTGGAAACACGCACCGACTACGAATCGGATGCCTACTCCAGGATCATTGAGCAAGTCTCGGAACTCAGCGAGAAATACTACAGCGTGGAGGAAATCAACTTCGATGCCGAGGTGGAGAAGACCTTGATGGGGCTGGGCTTCCCCCGCCAGGATTTAGCCCGGCCTACCAGCGAATTCAGCGGTGGATGGCGCGTGCGCATAGAGCTGGCAAAAATCCTCTTACAGAAGCCCGACCTCATCCTGCTGGACGAGCCCACCAACCACCTCGACATTGAGTCCGTACAGTGGCTGGAGGAGTTTTTGAAAAACAACGCCAAAGCAGTCATCGTGATCAGCCACGACAAAATGTTTGTGGACAACCTCACCAACAGGACCATTGAGATTACCCGGGGCCGTATCTACGACTACAAGACCAACTACAGCCATTACCTGCAATTGCGCAAGGAAAGGCGTGAACAACAGCAAAAGCAATTCAACGATCAGGCCAAACAAATAGCTGATATCCAGCAATTTATAGATCGTTTCAAAGGCACTTACTCGAAGACCCTGCAAGTGCAGTCGCGTGTGAAAATGCTGGAAAAAATGGAGATCGTGGAAGTGGACGAAGTGGATACCTCTGCCCTTAACCTCAAATTCCCGCCTGCGCCACGCTCGGGAAACTACCCGGTCATTGCCACGGACCTGGCAAAAAGCTATGGTGGCCACACGGTGTTCAGGAATGTTTCCATGACCATTGCCAGGGGCGAAAAGGTGGCCTTTGTGGGCAAAAATGGCGAAGGCAAGTCCACACTCGTTAAGGCGATTATGGGCGAAATCGACCATGAAGGCACCATGCAGTTGGGGCACAATGCCCTGGTCGGGTATTTTGCCCAAAACCAGGCCTCCCTTCTGGACGAAACCCTGACGGTGTTCCAAACCATCGACAACATTGCACAAGGGGAGGTGCGTGCCCGGATCAAGGATATTTTAGGTGCTTTTATGTTTGGGGGCGATACCATCGACAAAAAGGTAAAGGTGCTGTCGGGAGGGGAAAGGACGCGGCTGGCGATGATCAAATTGCTGTTGCAGCCGGTCAACCTGCTGATCCTGGACGAGCCTACCAACCACCTGGACATCAAAACCAAGGAAATACTAAAGGATGCGTTAAAGGCATTTGACGGCACCCTGATCCTGGTTTCCCACGATCGCGACTTCCTGGACGGCCTGGCCAAAAAGGTGTTTGAATTTGGCAACCAGCACGTAAAGGAGCACTTTGAAGACATCAGCGGTTTTCTGAGGAACAAGAAGATGGAAAACCTAAAAGAAATCGAGCGCACCGTGCGGGCCTAA
- a CDS encoding helix-turn-helix transcriptional regulator, producing the protein MRNRGLGEFEELVLLAVCILDDNAYGVSVKEEVEKHSGRAYLLGAIHITLYRLEEKGMLKSKMGGNTEKRGDRRKRLFTVTTLGLRQLKAIQEVRQGMYKLIPQLGFATL; encoded by the coding sequence ATGAGAAACCGAGGGTTGGGCGAGTTTGAAGAATTGGTCTTGCTTGCCGTATGCATCCTTGATGACAACGCCTATGGCGTGTCGGTAAAGGAGGAAGTGGAAAAACATTCAGGAAGGGCTTATTTGCTTGGGGCCATTCATATAACCCTGTACCGGTTGGAAGAAAAGGGGATGCTAAAGTCGAAAATGGGAGGCAACACCGAAAAAAGGGGAGATAGGAGAAAAAGGTTGTTTACCGTTACCACCTTGGGACTGCGCCAGTTAAAAGCCATACAAGAGGTGCGCCAAGGCATGTACAAACTCATCCCACAACTTGGATTTGCCACACTATGA
- a CDS encoding ABC transporter permease, whose protein sequence is MKKDKRKPPSMANGLAVRFLPQECQEGFLGDLQEVYEGRLAKGNPLYARFMYWFDTFHLLIGFSLLRRKNFKKCNTVMFTAMFKVAWRNALRQKQFTFLNILGLSVGIATCTVIGLYVYTEMTYDTFHKKGERIYRINQPMIWGSWDEQFASTGPNVAIALKEDAPGFEALTRLLSLGEQVVKADGDSKEFSVRTEDRCYAADPNFFYIFSFNFIEGNPATALQAPNTMVVTKATAQRYFGGLDPIGKTLDVKQSDNTWKAYSITGVTENVPTKSHIQYDMLVSMSSFDKELDEGGWKWIWTAFSTYGLVKEGVDINALLAQVQTIPPKWAAATTERIFHQSFAEYTRGKPWTLYLQPLRSIYLSGSPGHHRFGPTGNPQVVTVFASIGILVLALCCINFMNLSTACSSRRAKEVGIRKVMGSQRGTLMWQFVFESILFVLVSTAIGLLMAQLLLPYFNIIAMKQLSLAPHLANPAFILCLVLFVLVLGTLAGSYPAWYLSAFQPIEVLKGKMRAGMKGKKFRNGLIVFQFTISIALIICSFFVQKQLSYTSSLDLGFDKDNILQVHYIEQFDLDPEILKEKLSAIPAVAAVGISYGLPPNFWDGDRYRPDNRANPPVYISNIRADEDYIDLLELKFVSGHNFEKASTVDRNGVILNESAVKALGWSDAFAHDPNSILGKTTVQAFSPEASLEVIGVVKDFNFHSTKLNIEPLMIIHPDNDLFWYHGSGASYLSLRLNGAAMGNGEGLAKVIDKVKTALASLDESVPFKFSFMDEEFENTFLTESRMGIILNIFTGMALGIACLGLFGLAAFSAEQRTKEMGIRKVLGAKVAQLVLLFSSEFTKLVVVAVLVGSPVAFFLVNSWLNGFAYRTPIDIWVFAIAIATALGIAWATIAYQALTAANKNPAKTLKEE, encoded by the coding sequence ATGAAGAAAGATAAACGCAAGCCGCCCTCTATGGCTAATGGGTTGGCTGTCCGCTTTTTGCCCCAAGAATGCCAGGAGGGGTTTTTAGGGGATTTACAGGAAGTTTATGAAGGGCGCCTCGCCAAGGGCAACCCGTTGTACGCCCGGTTTATGTACTGGTTTGATACTTTCCATTTGTTGATAGGGTTCTCCTTATTGCGTAGGAAAAATTTTAAAAAATGCAATACCGTTATGTTTACGGCAATGTTTAAGGTGGCATGGCGCAATGCCCTAAGGCAAAAGCAATTTACCTTTTTAAACATCCTTGGCCTTTCCGTTGGCATTGCCACCTGCACCGTTATTGGGCTGTATGTGTATACCGAAATGACTTATGACACATTTCACAAAAAGGGGGAGAGGATTTATCGAATCAACCAACCGATGATTTGGGGAAGCTGGGATGAGCAATTTGCTTCAACAGGCCCCAATGTGGCCATCGCCCTTAAGGAGGATGCCCCAGGTTTTGAAGCGTTGACACGGTTGCTAAGCCTGGGGGAACAAGTGGTAAAGGCAGATGGGGATTCCAAGGAATTCAGCGTGAGGACAGAGGACAGGTGCTATGCTGCCGACCCTAACTTTTTTTATATTTTTTCCTTCAATTTTATTGAAGGAAACCCCGCTACAGCCTTACAGGCACCTAACACCATGGTGGTCACCAAAGCCACGGCACAGCGGTACTTTGGCGGGCTTGACCCCATAGGGAAAACCCTTGACGTAAAACAAAGCGACAATACCTGGAAGGCCTACTCGATCACAGGAGTGACGGAAAATGTACCCACGAAGTCCCATATCCAATATGATATGTTGGTGTCCATGTCAAGTTTTGACAAAGAACTGGATGAGGGGGGGTGGAAATGGATTTGGACTGCCTTTTCCACATATGGCCTTGTCAAGGAAGGAGTTGATATAAACGCGTTGTTGGCCCAGGTTCAAACCATACCACCAAAATGGGCGGCAGCCACCACCGAGCGCATATTCCATCAGTCATTTGCGGAGTATACCAGGGGCAAACCATGGACACTGTACCTACAGCCCCTAAGAAGTATTTATTTATCCGGCTCGCCTGGCCACCACCGGTTTGGGCCTACGGGAAACCCACAAGTCGTCACCGTTTTTGCGTCAATAGGAATCCTCGTGTTGGCCTTGTGCTGCATCAACTTCATGAACCTCTCCACGGCATGTTCCTCCAGGAGGGCCAAGGAGGTGGGGATCAGAAAAGTCATGGGGTCTCAACGCGGCACATTGATGTGGCAGTTTGTGTTCGAGTCGATACTTTTTGTTTTGGTCAGCACCGCTATTGGCCTGCTAATGGCACAACTCCTGCTTCCTTACTTCAATATAATTGCCATGAAGCAACTTTCATTGGCCCCGCACCTTGCCAACCCTGCTTTTATCTTGTGCTTGGTTTTATTTGTGCTTGTGTTGGGCACACTGGCCGGCAGTTATCCGGCATGGTACCTGTCGGCCTTTCAACCGATAGAAGTGCTTAAAGGGAAAATGCGGGCAGGGATGAAAGGAAAAAAATTTAGGAATGGGCTGATCGTATTTCAATTCACCATTTCCATAGCACTTATCATCTGTTCCTTCTTTGTGCAGAAACAATTGTCCTACACTTCTTCACTTGACCTTGGATTTGATAAGGACAACATACTACAGGTCCATTATATTGAGCAATTTGACCTGGATCCTGAAATACTTAAGGAAAAATTGTCGGCCATTCCTGCCGTTGCCGCGGTGGGCATCTCTTACGGGCTGCCGCCTAATTTTTGGGATGGTGACAGGTACCGGCCCGACAATCGTGCCAATCCCCCTGTTTACATATCAAACATTCGGGCAGATGAGGATTACATTGACCTGCTGGAATTGAAGTTTGTCTCGGGGCATAACTTTGAGAAAGCAAGCACAGTGGACAGAAATGGGGTTATCCTTAACGAATCTGCCGTAAAAGCCCTGGGGTGGAGCGATGCCTTTGCCCATGACCCAAATTCAATCCTGGGGAAAACCACCGTACAGGCCTTTTCACCGGAGGCCTCGCTTGAAGTGATCGGGGTGGTAAAGGATTTTAATTTTCATAGCACAAAACTGAACATTGAGCCCCTGATGATCATACATCCTGATAATGATTTGTTTTGGTACCATGGATCGGGCGCCTCTTACTTGTCCTTGCGGCTCAATGGCGCTGCCATGGGGAATGGCGAAGGGTTGGCGAAAGTGATTGATAAGGTGAAAACGGCCCTTGCCTCCCTTGATGAGTCGGTTCCTTTCAAATTTAGTTTTATGGATGAGGAATTTGAAAATACATTTTTAACGGAAAGCAGGATGGGCATCATCCTCAACATTTTTACCGGAATGGCATTGGGCATTGCCTGCCTGGGCCTCTTTGGACTGGCTGCATTCTCTGCCGAGCAACGCACCAAGGAAATGGGCATTAGAAAAGTGTTGGGTGCCAAGGTAGCACAGTTGGTCTTGTTGTTTTCCTCGGAATTCACAAAACTTGTTGTAGTTGCGGTATTAGTTGGGTCCCCGGTGGCTTTCTTCTTGGTGAATAGCTGGTTAAACGGATTTGCCTATCGCACGCCCATCGACATTTGGGTATTTGCCATAGCCATCGCCACGGCATTGGGGATTGCATGGGCCACCATTGCCTATCAGGCCCTGACGGCCGCCAACAAGAACCCGGCCAAGACTTTAAAAGAGGAGTAG
- a CDS encoding M28 family peptidase: MKTTLVPFLLLFIIVCACGPSPENSTGIDAIKESDIKKDLYAMADDHFRGRESGTLDELKASVWLAQQARTSGLLPAGDDSTFFQFFNLQRAVLSKNSVVSIGGRAYAVFDDAIPMQTAESNVSSLGVYIKDFKALDKYDLKGKAAIVQPDGISQDNATSGRRYVRLLYQKYAPAIMAKGAAAIIFIADEQVEASWKIIAASIGRGDYQVEVPLAKKGTRGAAIPSIWLHQSELNFASQPNLKIDLKLQLERFEYPSVNIVGLVRGTDPQLNGEYVLFSAHQDHDGIRPSLTNDSIYNGADDNASGSVALLAIARAFKKQPAKRSALFVWHGAEERSMLGSRWFTNFPTVPKKDIVAVLNADMIGRNNPDSMALLGSQSPHKNSSDLVAIALEANEAGPKFKLDTLWDKVDHPQGFYFRSDHMPYARVGAPAIFYTSLLHPDYHTPRDEPQTIDYKKLVKVAQWMYLTGWTVANNPGRPKVDEGFELEKP; encoded by the coding sequence ATGAAAACCACCCTTGTTCCCTTTTTATTGTTATTTATAATCGTCTGCGCCTGTGGGCCAAGCCCGGAAAACAGTACGGGAATTGACGCGATCAAAGAATCGGACATAAAGAAAGACCTCTATGCAATGGCCGATGACCACTTTAGGGGCAGGGAATCCGGGACCCTGGACGAATTGAAGGCTTCCGTCTGGCTTGCGCAACAAGCCCGGACATCTGGGCTGCTGCCTGCAGGCGATGACAGTACCTTCTTCCAGTTCTTTAACCTGCAACGGGCCGTCCTTTCCAAAAACAGTGTGGTCTCCATCGGAGGCCGGGCCTATGCGGTTTTCGATGATGCGATCCCCATGCAGACAGCGGAATCCAACGTTTCGTCTTTGGGCGTGTACATTAAGGATTTTAAGGCATTGGATAAATATGACCTGAAGGGCAAAGCGGCCATTGTACAGCCCGATGGGATTTCCCAGGATAATGCCACCTCGGGAAGAAGGTATGTCCGACTGCTTTATCAAAAATATGCACCGGCAATCATGGCAAAAGGCGCAGCCGCCATTATTTTCATTGCGGATGAACAAGTAGAGGCCAGTTGGAAAATAATCGCGGCCTCCATTGGGCGTGGCGACTATCAGGTGGAGGTGCCCCTGGCTAAGAAAGGCACGAGGGGGGCAGCCATTCCCTCCATTTGGCTGCATCAATCCGAATTGAATTTTGCCAGCCAACCCAATTTAAAAATTGACCTCAAACTGCAATTGGAACGGTTTGAGTACCCTTCGGTGAACATAGTAGGACTGGTGAGGGGGACAGACCCCCAACTAAATGGGGAATACGTTCTTTTCAGCGCCCACCAGGACCATGACGGCATTCGCCCTTCATTGACCAACGATTCCATTTATAATGGTGCAGATGACAATGCTTCCGGCAGCGTTGCCCTTTTGGCCATTGCCCGTGCCTTTAAAAAACAGCCTGCCAAGCGGTCAGCGTTATTTGTATGGCACGGTGCGGAAGAGCGGTCCATGCTGGGCTCAAGATGGTTTACCAATTTCCCAACGGTGCCCAAAAAAGATATTGTGGCCGTGCTCAATGCCGACATGATAGGACGGAACAACCCGGACAGCATGGCATTGCTGGGCTCGCAGTCCCCGCACAAAAATTCATCCGACCTGGTGGCCATCGCGCTTGAGGCCAATGAAGCTGGCCCTAAGTTTAAACTGGATACCCTATGGGACAAAGTGGACCACCCCCAGGGGTTTTACTTTAGAAGCGATCACATGCCCTATGCCAGGGTTGGGGCCCCCGCCATATTTTATACCTCCTTATTGCACCCTGACTACCACACGCCCAGGGACGAGCCTCAAACCATTGATTATAAGAAACTGGTAAAGGTGGCCCAATGGATGTACCTCACCGGATGGACCGTGGCCAACAACCCAGGGCGGCCAAAAGTGGATGAAGGCTTTGAACTGGAGAAGCCATGA
- a CDS encoding dienelactone hydrolase family protein, translating to MKTITKEGLKQEVFDLYDKYAHNIIDRRTFIEELKAHAVGGVTVAGLLAFLLPQYATAQQTRQGDPRLHSEYVEYDSPKGAGKMRGLLARPVNNDKKLGGIIVVHENRGLNPHIEDVARRAALEGFIAFAPDALYPLGGYPGNDDDGREMQRKRDRGEMLEDFIAAYHFLKSHAECSGNVGVVGFCYGGSVANAMAVRLPGLKAAVPFYGGQPDAEDVPAIKAPLMLHYAGLDTRVNEGWPAYEAALKANKKEYTMYMYPNVNHGFHNDTTPRYDEAAAKLAWKRTIDFFKKELS from the coding sequence ATGAAAACCATCACAAAGGAAGGCCTCAAGCAAGAAGTGTTCGACCTGTACGATAAGTACGCACACAATATAATAGACAGAAGGACATTTATCGAAGAGCTGAAAGCCCATGCTGTTGGGGGGGTTACCGTGGCCGGCCTGCTGGCATTCCTGTTGCCCCAATACGCCACCGCGCAACAAACCCGGCAGGGCGACCCCAGGCTGCATTCCGAATATGTTGAATATGACTCCCCAAAAGGGGCTGGGAAAATGCGGGGCCTCCTTGCCCGGCCAGTCAACAACGACAAAAAACTAGGTGGCATCATCGTGGTGCATGAAAACAGGGGGTTAAACCCCCATATTGAAGACGTGGCCCGGAGGGCGGCCTTGGAAGGTTTTATTGCTTTCGCCCCCGATGCCCTTTACCCGTTGGGCGGCTACCCCGGCAACGATGACGATGGCAGGGAAATGCAACGAAAGCGTGACAGGGGCGAAATGTTGGAAGATTTTATTGCCGCCTACCACTTCCTGAAATCCCATGCGGAATGCTCCGGCAATGTCGGTGTGGTAGGGTTTTGCTATGGCGGTTCCGTGGCCAATGCCATGGCCGTAAGGCTGCCCGGCCTGAAAGCTGCCGTTCCATTTTACGGAGGGCAACCCGATGCCGAGGATGTCCCGGCCATCAAGGCGCCACTGATGCTGCACTATGCCGGCCTCGATACCCGCGTGAACGAGGGGTGGCCTGCATATGAGGCGGCCTTAAAGGCGAACAAAAAGGAGTACACCATGTACATGTACCCAAATGTAAACCACGGGTTCCATAATGATACCACCCCACGGTATGATGAAGCCGCTGCCAAACTTGCCTGGAAGCGCACCATTGATTTCTTTAAAAAAGAATTGTCTTAA
- a CDS encoding DNA topoisomerase IB codes for MGDRGISRKKRRAKKLAWDYYDHKGKVITNKKVVERCNKLVLPPAWREVWISHDPQASLQATGKDAKGRLQYRYHDDWTKARAAEKFDGLARFARMLPTIRKKVGQDLQREGMPREKVVALIIKLIDLYHFRVGNDEYARMNKSYGLTTLKEGHLKLDRSKSAEGEIDAVFEFVGKSGKLWKRRIWEDDLAILISKSGAVGGRKKSQDLFRYEDKYGNDFDVKSNHINEYLDAITADHEKVTAKDFRTWAATWKAASRLSRQLDPDTATARKKVANAVVKTVASDLGNTPTVCRSSYIHPVILSDWHEGAFRGKWNRASRARKLTGLSREETTTLAYLK; via the coding sequence ATGGGCGACCGGGGCATATCGCGGAAAAAACGAAGGGCAAAAAAGCTTGCCTGGGACTACTATGACCATAAAGGCAAAGTGATAACCAACAAAAAGGTTGTTGAACGTTGCAATAAACTGGTGCTCCCCCCGGCCTGGAGGGAGGTATGGATTTCCCATGACCCGCAGGCCAGCCTGCAGGCAACCGGTAAGGACGCGAAGGGAAGGTTGCAGTACCGCTACCACGATGACTGGACCAAAGCACGGGCCGCTGAAAAATTTGATGGGTTGGCCCGGTTTGCCAGAATGCTCCCCACCATCAGGAAAAAGGTAGGGCAGGACCTGCAGCGCGAGGGCATGCCCCGGGAAAAGGTGGTGGCCCTTATTATAAAACTTATCGACCTCTACCATTTCCGCGTAGGGAATGACGAATATGCCAGGATGAACAAATCGTATGGGCTGACCACGTTAAAGGAGGGGCACCTGAAATTGGACAGGTCCAAATCGGCTGAAGGCGAGATTGACGCTGTTTTTGAATTTGTGGGAAAGTCAGGGAAACTTTGGAAGCGTAGGATATGGGAAGACGATTTGGCCATCCTGATCAGCAAGTCGGGTGCCGTTGGCGGAAGAAAGAAAAGCCAGGACTTGTTCAGGTACGAGGACAAGTATGGAAATGACTTTGATGTCAAGTCCAACCACATCAACGAATACCTGGATGCCATCACCGCTGACCATGAAAAGGTCACGGCCAAGGATTTCCGGACATGGGCCGCTACCTGGAAAGCTGCCTCCCGCCTGTCCAGGCAACTGGACCCCGACACCGCTACTGCCCGCAAAAAGGTGGCCAATGCAGTGGTAAAGACGGTGGCGTCCGACCTGGGCAATACGCCCACCGTGTGCCGTTCTTCCTATATCCACCCGGTCATTTTGTCCGACTGGCATGAGGGTGCTTTCAGGGGGAAGTGGAACAGGGCAAGCCGCGCCCGCAAGCTGACAGGCCTTTCCAGGGAAGAAACCACCACCCTGGCGTACCTGAAGTGA